Proteins from a single region of Apium graveolens cultivar Ventura chromosome 7, ASM990537v1, whole genome shotgun sequence:
- the LOC141673404 gene encoding protein FAR1-RELATED SEQUENCE 5-like, which translates to MDKMFARFQDVYVSEHRFENKNLHENSEFMHESSESRDKSVIGEADIVIPFLSQNFPNLVAAENVIRAYTLKNGFAIKIQNTQRRVDKIIYARTYVCNLAGENRDKEPVEDEEVLIGSVDSEKKKRRRDKLPRSGCKFRIYVINRRNTRHWEITSLELNHNHDVVSPFKINLIKRERHVTAAQKNLIKSLHVSGIAPRQQMNIFGKMHGGEEQVGFHAQHLRNVVRDFRKDNLGVNDVQSELDLLHRLEEESGGNIFIRTLIDEKGRLKCLLWVDPRSLLAYRNFGDVVAFDTTYRTNRYAMSFVPFTGVNHHYQSVLFGFALMRDELKTTFEWVLGTWLEAVEEKAPLAIITDQDQAMAGAIQSQLPNMTHLLCLWHISNKFMEKLSTYYAKEEFKGDFNNCIYHSLTEEIFKDMWKALILKYKLEDNIWLQGLYNLKHKWIDAYTRNIFSTGQKTTSRSEGMNAFLDAYVGSCTGLKKFVEGAKKALERQFMREKEDDYNTHHKIYCMRLKTALEQHVASIYTKEMFKKFQDQLVEAAK; encoded by the exons ATGGATAAGATGTTTGCTAGGTTTCAAG ATGTTTATGTTAGTGAGCAtagatttgaaaataaaaatttgCATGAAAATAGTGAGTTTATGCATGAGAGTAGTGAGAGTAGGGATAAGAGTGTTATTGGGGAAGCAGATATTGTAATTCCTTTCTTGAGTCAAAATTTCCCTAATTTGGTAGCTGCCGAAAATGTAATTAGGGCCTATACTTTGAAAAATGGGTTTGCAATTAAAATCCAAAATACACAAAGGCGTGTGGACAAAATAATATATGCCCGTACTTATGTTTGTAATTTAGCGGGAGAAAACCGTGATAAAGAGCCCGTGGAGGATGAAGAAGTTTTGATAGGAAGTGTCGATAGTGAGAAGAAGAAAAGGCGTAGAGATAAACTTCCTAGAAGTGGATGTAAGTTTAGGATCTATGTGATTAATAGGCGAAATACAAGGCATTGGGAGATAACATCGTTGGAGTTAAATCACAATCATGATGTTGTGTCGCCTTTTAAGATAAATTTGATTAAAAGGGAGAGACATGTTACCGCCGCCCAAAAAAATTTAATTAAGAGTTTACATGTTTCGGGTATTGCGCCTAGACAACAAATGAATATATTTGGAAAAATGCACGGAGGAGAGGAGCAAGTAGGGTTTCATGCCCAACACTTGAGAAATGTCGTGCGAGATTTTAGAAAAGATAATTTGGGCGTGAATGATGTGCAATCGGAATTGGATTTGTTACATAGGTTAGAAGAGGAAAGTGGGGGAAATATTTTTATTCGGACTCTAATTGATGAAAAAGGAAGATTGAAGTGTCTTTTATGGGTTGACCCCCGGTCGTTGTTGGCCTACAGAAATTTTGGTGATGTGGTTGCATTTGATACAACATATCGAACAAATAGGTATGCTATGTCGTTTGTGCCATTCACCGGGGTGAATCATCACTATCAATCGGTTCTCTTTGGATTTGCACTAATGCGTGATGAATTGAAGACTACATTTGAGTGGGTTTTGGGTACTTGGTTAGAGGCCGTTGAAGAAAAAGCACCTTTGGCTATTATCACCGATCAAGATCAAGCGATGGCGGGGGCAATTCAATCTCAACTACCGAACATGACACATTTATTATGTTTGTGGCACATTAGTAACAAATTTATGGAGAAGCTCTCAACCTACTATGCAAAGGAGGAATTTAAAGGTGACTTCAACAATTGCATATATCACTCGTTGACCGAAGAAATTTTTAAGGATATGTGGAAAGCATTGATCTTGAAGTACAAGTTGGAGGATAATATATGGTTGCAAGGCTTGTATAATTTGAAGCATAAGTGGATCGATGCTTATACACGTAACATTTTTTCCACGGGTCAAAAAACAACTTCAAGAAGCGAAGGAATGAATGCCTTTCTTGATGCTTATGTAGGGTCTTGCACAGGGTTGAAAAAATTTGTTGAGGGTGCAAAAAAAGCGTTAGAAAGACAATTTATGCGTGAGAAAGAAGATGATTATAATACACATCATAAAATTTATTGCATGCGACTAAAGACCGCCTTGGAGCAACATGTCGCTTCCATTTATACGAAAGAGATGTTCAAAAAATTTCAAGACCAATTGGTTGAGGCCGCAAAGTAA